Proteins encoded by one window of Lates calcarifer isolate ASB-BC8 linkage group LG7_1, TLL_Latcal_v3, whole genome shotgun sequence:
- the arhgap18 gene encoding rho GTPase-activating protein 18: MSRQQQQTQGVVLTGYHSNAELLPKTGLCAPSSCPSAQDHESTVPSRRTGHYTVQQNQNTQHGDRYGPASTTSITKTSSTEPSSLPNPSSAACPKSQLSSSPKPGSSPRHSPNSRTRPRPSCQRSNSQDSLDELEMDDYWKEVENITCSGGEAGRGEGGGEGEVQEDEQQKIPEEGEQEEAWLTEAGLARLFDDSLATDQDQEEDSAVFLSTLTRTQAAAVERRVASLQQTLLRRRNRQHVPDVRDIFRPPEKDEQPSKLKRGSENGQRDVTSAETETELNVEVAFSEQALNYKDNHQGLKVNTSPNSPDDKLPNFKLLRDKTGQTRIGDLSPLDMKKVRRLVLVEMTALFDTAGIDLKAHKAVKVKTKESGLFAVPLATLLDQDQRRAPGTKVPFILQRLISHIEEEGLDTEGLLRIPGAATRVKSLCQELESSFYDGMFPWPQLKQHDAASLLKLFIRELPHPLLTVEYLSAFISVNKLPTKKQQLQALNLLVLLLPEPNRDTLKALVEFFQRVIDHQAKNKMTLNNVSVVMAPNIFMFKGFRSKVTEQQEFSMATSTANIVRLLIRYQNLLWTIPKFIVTQVRQQNMESQRKQNKERAVRKLLKKITTDKPSDKAVPEESSQGFIRVQAPQFSKVSMAVELTAELQAADVLTRFLSQDSLVAVKREELCLYEIGGNIKERCLDGETYMKDLFQLNPTAEWVIKAVQR, encoded by the exons CCGCCGAACGGGCCACTACACAgttcaacaaaaccaaaacacacaacatggaGACAGATACGGGCCTGCCTCTACCACCAGTATTACCAAAACCAGCAGCACCGAGCCGTCGTCACTCCCCAATCCCAGCTCCGCTGCTTGCCCCAAGTCTCAGCTCTCTTCCAGCCCAAAGCCTGGCTCCAGCCCCAGGCACAGTCCCAATTCCAGGACCAGACCACGACCCTCATGTCAGCGCAGTAACTCTCAG GACTCTCTGGACGAGCTGGAGATGGACGACTACTGGAAGGAGGTGGAGAATATCACCTGCTCAGGAGGAGaagcagggagaggagaaggtggaggagaaggggaaGTTCAAGAGGACGAGCAGCAGAAAATTCCTGAGG aaggagagcaggaggaggcgTGGCTTACAGAGGCGGGACTAGCACGACTGTTTGATGATTCATTGGCCACTGACCAGGATCAG GAAGAGGACAGCGCAGTGTTCCTGTCCACACTAACCAGAACTCAGGCGGCGGCTGTAGAACGTCGTGTGGCATCACTACAGCAGACATTGCTACGGCGACGCAACCGACAACACGTTCCTGATGTTAGGGATATATTCAGACCTCCTGAAAAG GATGAGCAGCCAAGTAAACTCAAAAGGGGAAGTGAGAATGGACAAAGAGATGTCACCTCAGCTG aaacagagacagaactgAACGTTGAAGTGGCATTTTCAGAGCAGGCACTCAATTATAAGGATAACCATCAAGGACTGAAGGTCAACACCAGCCCCAACTCTCCCGACGACAAACTACCA AATTTCAAGCTGCTCCGAGATAAAACAGGTCAGACCAGGATAGGAGATCTGTCGCCCCTGGATATGAAAAAG GTGCGTAGGCTGGTGCTTGTGGAGATGACTGCTCTGTTTGACACTGCTGGGATAGACCTTAAGGCGCACAAAGCTGTCAAAGTTAAGACtaaag aaaGTGGTCTGTTCGCTGTTCCCCTCGCCACTTTATTGGATCAGGACCAGAGGCGGGCTCCTGGGACCAAAGTGCCATTCATACTGCAGAGG CTCATCAGTCATATCGAGGAGGAAGGATTAGACACAGAGGGCTTGCTACGGATCCCTGGAGCGGCCACTAGAGTCAAG TCACTGTGCCAGGAGCTCGAGTCCTCTTTCTATGACGGGATGTTTCCATGGCCACAGTTGAAGCAGCACGATGCTGCTAGCCTTCTGAAGCTGTTCATCAGGGAGTTACCCCATCCATTATTGACTGTGGAGTACCTCAGCGCATTTATTTCTGTCAACA agctCCCCACAAAGAAGCAACAGCTGCAGGCTTTGAACCTCCTAGTCCTTTTGTTACCTGAGCCCAATCGGGACACTCTGAAG GCATTAGTAGAGTTCTTCCAGCGTGTGATTGACCATCAGGCCAAGAATAAAATGACGCTCAACAATGTCTCAGTTGTCATGGCACCCAACATTTTTATGTTCAAAGGCTTCCGCTCCAAGGTCACGGAACAACAGGAGTTCTCCATGGCAACCAGCACAGCCAACATTGTCCGCTTGCTCATTAGATACCAGAATCTTCTGTGGACA ATCCCCAAGTTCATCGTGACCCAGGTCAGGCAACAAAACATGGAAAGTCAGCggaaacaaaataaagagagagCTGTAAGAAAGCTGCTAAAGAAGATTACCACTGACAAACCGTCTGATAAAGCTGTCCCTGAG GAGAGTTCACAGGGGTTTATTCGGGTCCAAGCGCCCCAGTTCAGTAAAGTTTCTATGGCAGTTGAGCTCACTGCAGAGTTACAAGCTGCTGATGTATTAACACGCTTCCTCAGCCAAGACAG TTTGGTGGCAGTGAAACGAGAAGAGCTGTGTCTCTATGAGATCGGTGGAAATATCA AGGAGAGATGTCTAGATGGGGAAACGTACATGAAAGACCTCTTCCAGCTGAACCCTACAGCAGAGTGGGTCATCAAAGCTGTGCAGCGATAA